A region from the Tsuneonella mangrovi genome encodes:
- the fabG gene encoding 3-oxoacyl-[acyl-carrier-protein] reductase: MFDLTGMTALVTGASGGIGSSIARTLASQGARLALSGSNADKLRSFREELNEDIGGDHVEITCDLSNSESVEHLVPAAIDTLGQLDILVNNAGITRDNLAMRMKDDEWDQVIRVNLEASFRLMRAAAKPMMKARFGRMISITSVVGATGNPGQMNYTAAKGGLTAMSKSLAQELASRGITVNCVAPGFIRTAMTDALSDAQKDAINAKIPMARMGEGSDIGAAVAYLASKEAGYITGQTLHVNGGMAML, translated from the coding sequence ATGTTCGATCTGACAGGAATGACCGCACTCGTAACCGGGGCGAGCGGCGGCATCGGTTCTTCCATCGCGCGCACGCTCGCTTCGCAGGGTGCGCGCCTTGCGCTCTCGGGCTCGAACGCCGACAAGCTGCGGAGTTTCCGCGAAGAGCTCAACGAGGATATCGGCGGCGATCATGTCGAGATTACCTGCGACCTGTCGAATTCCGAAAGCGTCGAGCATCTCGTTCCTGCCGCAATCGACACGCTGGGGCAGCTCGACATCCTCGTGAACAATGCCGGGATCACCCGCGACAACCTCGCGATGCGGATGAAGGATGACGAGTGGGACCAGGTGATCAGGGTCAATCTCGAGGCGTCGTTTCGCCTGATGCGTGCAGCGGCCAAGCCGATGATGAAAGCCCGGTTCGGCCGGATGATCTCGATCACCAGCGTTGTCGGCGCGACCGGCAATCCCGGCCAGATGAACTATACCGCTGCGAAAGGCGGCCTGACCGCAATGAGCAAAAGCCTGGCGCAGGAGCTCGCCAGCCGCGGGATTACCGTCAATTGCGTCGCGCCCGGTTTCATTCGCACAGCGATGACCGATGCACTTTCCGATGCGCAGAAGGATGCGATCAATGCGAAGATCCCAATGGCACGGATGGGCGAGGGAAGCGATATCGGTGCGGCGGTCGCCTATTTGGCCTCGAAGGAAGCCGGCTACATCACCGGACAGACGCTGCACGTTAACGGCGGTATGGCAATGCTCTGA
- a CDS encoding zinc-dependent alcohol dehydrogenase family protein, with protein MKAVRTGASPSTLETLELVDIPEAAAPGPGEITVALKASSLNFHDFAVVSGMIPAAQGRIPMSDGAGEVIAVGSNVNEFAVGDRVVSTFFPDWLDGAPPATAFRGVPGDGIDGYAREAITAPTTWFTRAPAGYSYAEAATLTCAGLTAWRALFVDGSTKPGDIVLIQGTGGVSIFALQFAKAAGATVIATSSSAEKLNKLNALGADHLINYKEVEAWGPHALALTGGRGVDTVVEIGGPGTLDQSMLATRVGGHIALIGVLTGVAGPVQTALLMAKNLRVQGLTVGSRAQQLAMIAGIEANGIKPVISDTFPLADLADAFRHQIANKHFGKIAVAI; from the coding sequence ATGAAGGCGGTCCGCACCGGCGCATCGCCTTCCACCCTCGAAACTCTCGAATTGGTCGATATCCCGGAAGCAGCCGCGCCCGGGCCGGGTGAAATAACAGTCGCGCTCAAGGCGAGTTCGCTCAACTTCCATGACTTCGCTGTCGTGTCGGGAATGATTCCCGCTGCGCAGGGTCGCATCCCGATGTCGGACGGTGCAGGCGAAGTCATTGCGGTCGGCAGCAACGTCAACGAATTTGCCGTGGGCGATCGCGTTGTCAGCACATTCTTCCCCGATTGGCTCGACGGAGCGCCTCCCGCGACTGCATTTCGCGGGGTGCCGGGTGACGGGATCGACGGCTACGCCCGCGAGGCGATCACTGCACCGACGACCTGGTTCACGCGCGCACCGGCGGGTTACAGCTATGCCGAAGCGGCAACGCTGACATGTGCCGGTCTCACAGCATGGCGCGCGCTGTTCGTCGACGGCAGTACCAAACCGGGCGACATCGTGCTGATCCAGGGTACCGGCGGGGTGTCGATCTTTGCGCTCCAGTTCGCCAAGGCAGCAGGCGCGACGGTGATCGCAACCAGTTCGAGCGCGGAGAAGCTGAACAAGCTCAACGCGCTGGGGGCCGACCATCTGATCAACTACAAGGAAGTCGAAGCCTGGGGGCCGCACGCGCTGGCCCTCACCGGAGGTCGCGGAGTGGATACCGTGGTCGAGATCGGCGGTCCGGGTACGCTCGACCAGTCGATGCTCGCCACCCGCGTAGGTGGTCACATTGCCCTGATCGGGGTACTCACCGGCGTTGCGGGACCGGTCCAAACCGCATTGTTGATGGCCAAGAACCTGCGCGTACAGGGCCTGACCGTCGGCAGCAGGGCGCAGCAACTCGCGATGATCGCGGGGATCGAAGCCAACGGGATCAAGCCCGTAATCAGCGATACGTTCCCGCTGGCGGATCTGGCCGACGCCTTCCGCCACCAGATCGCCAACAAGCACTTCGGCAAGATCGCTGTCGCGATCTGA
- a CDS encoding class I SAM-dependent methyltransferase, translated as MWDKRFSEAELAYGDQPNDFLRDETASLRKGKCLCLADGQGRNGVWLAQSGFEVTAMDQSAVGLGRAQELAAARGVTIQTVVGDLADFDMGAERWDSIVSIFVHLPPPFRIGVHARIVRALKPGGTVLIEAYTPRKYELPGFGGPPPAQSERTFTEAMLRQDFAALDIVIAREVEREVNEGKYHHGLSETVQFLARKPIGE; from the coding sequence ATGTGGGACAAACGCTTCAGCGAAGCGGAACTGGCTTACGGTGACCAGCCGAACGACTTCCTGCGGGATGAAACCGCTTCGCTTCGCAAGGGTAAATGCTTGTGCTTGGCCGATGGGCAGGGGCGCAACGGAGTCTGGCTCGCGCAAAGCGGGTTCGAGGTTACGGCGATGGACCAGTCTGCGGTCGGGCTCGGCAGGGCGCAGGAACTTGCCGCAGCGCGGGGCGTGACTATCCAGACGGTTGTAGGCGATCTTGCTGACTTCGACATGGGCGCGGAACGATGGGACTCGATCGTGTCGATTTTCGTCCACCTGCCACCGCCGTTTCGCATCGGCGTGCACGCGCGTATCGTCCGCGCGCTCAAGCCGGGCGGGACTGTGCTGATTGAGGCTTACACGCCCCGCAAATACGAGCTTCCGGGCTTTGGCGGTCCGCCGCCCGCGCAGAGCGAGCGGACTTTCACCGAGGCCATGCTGCGGCAGGATTTCGCAGCTCTAGACATCGTCATCGCGCGCGAAGTCGAACGCGAGGTCAACGAAGGCAAGTATCATCACGGGCTGAGCGAAACGGTACAGTTTCTCGCCCGCAAACCGATCGGGGAGTAA
- the dnaN gene encoding DNA polymerase III subunit beta, producing MKATIERATLLRCLSHVQSVVERRNTIPILSNVLLDASDGGSLKVMATDLDLQVVENIAAASVDAGGAITVSAHLLFDIARKLPEGSQVSLETADNRMVVKAGRSRFQLPTLPRDDFPVIVEGDLPTSFEIPAKTLADLIDRTRFAISTEETRYYLNGIFFHVSDEEQPVLKAAATDGHRLARFTIPRPEGAEGMPDVIVPRKAVAELRKLLDEALDGNVQVDLSASKIRFTLGGEGGVVLTSKLIDGTFPDYSRVIPTGNDKLLKLDPRSLYEGVDRVATIATEKTRAVKMGLENDKVTLSVTSPDNGTAAEEVPADYRAEGFEIGFNANYLKDILHQIDSDTVEMHLADAGAPTLIRQDEKSPALYVLMPMRV from the coding sequence ATGAAGGCCACCATCGAACGCGCGACACTCCTCAGGTGTCTTTCCCACGTCCAGTCGGTCGTGGAGCGGCGCAACACGATCCCTATCTTGTCGAACGTCTTGCTCGACGCGTCGGACGGCGGTTCGCTCAAGGTCATGGCAACCGACCTCGACCTGCAGGTGGTAGAAAATATCGCGGCAGCATCGGTTGACGCTGGCGGCGCGATCACGGTTTCGGCGCACCTCCTGTTCGATATCGCCCGCAAGTTGCCAGAAGGCAGCCAGGTCAGCCTCGAAACCGCCGACAACCGAATGGTCGTAAAGGCCGGGCGCAGCCGGTTCCAGCTGCCGACGCTTCCGCGCGACGATTTCCCGGTGATCGTCGAGGGCGACCTGCCGACGAGCTTCGAGATTCCCGCCAAGACGCTCGCCGACCTGATCGACCGCACGCGCTTCGCGATCAGTACCGAGGAAACCCGCTATTACCTCAACGGCATCTTCTTCCACGTTTCGGATGAAGAACAGCCGGTGCTGAAGGCGGCGGCTACCGACGGGCACCGGCTCGCCCGGTTCACGATCCCGCGCCCGGAAGGTGCAGAGGGAATGCCCGATGTAATCGTGCCGCGCAAAGCGGTCGCCGAATTGCGCAAGTTGCTCGACGAAGCGCTCGACGGCAACGTCCAGGTCGACCTTTCGGCGAGCAAGATCCGCTTCACGCTTGGCGGCGAGGGCGGGGTGGTCCTTACCAGCAAGCTGATCGACGGCACCTTCCCCGACTATTCGCGCGTGATCCCGACCGGCAACGACAAGCTGCTCAAGCTCGATCCCAGGAGCCTTTACGAAGGCGTCGACCGTGTGGCGACGATCGCCACCGAGAAGACCCGCGCGGTCAAGATGGGGCTAGAGAACGACAAGGTCACGTTGTCGGTTACCAGCCCGGACAACGGGACTGCGGCGGAAGAAGTCCCGGCAGACTATCGCGCCGAAGGCTTCGAAATCGGCTTCAACGCCAATTATCTCAAGGACATCCTCCACCAAATCGACAGTGATACGGTAGAGATGCACTTGGCCGACGCTGGTGCGCCGACCCTGATTCGGCAGGACGAGAAGAGCCCGGCACTTTACGTGCTGATGCCGATGCGGGTGTAA
- the fabD gene encoding ACP S-malonyltransferase — protein sequence MRAFVFPGQGSQKVGMGTELAAASAAARAVFEEVDDALGQKLSAIMTEGPEDQLTLTENAQPAIMANAIATLRVLEQEFGVSLVDKGDCVAGHSLGEYTALCAVGAFGLADTARLLKLRGRAMQAAVPVGEGAMCALLGADLEKAQALADSAAEGEICQVANDNDPTQVVLSGAKAAIDRAVGLVKDYGIKRGILLPVSAPFHCDMMQPAADAMAEALAATPPGALALPLYANVTASAVSDPAIEQDLLVKQVCGRVRWRESVLAMREAGVAEFVELGGKVLGPMIGRIDGDSSVYSVISMDDLEALAKAL from the coding sequence ATGAGAGCGTTCGTTTTCCCCGGGCAGGGGAGCCAGAAGGTCGGAATGGGCACCGAGCTGGCAGCTGCCAGCGCCGCCGCGCGCGCGGTGTTCGAAGAAGTCGACGATGCGCTCGGCCAGAAGCTCTCGGCGATCATGACCGAGGGGCCGGAAGACCAGCTCACGCTGACCGAGAATGCCCAGCCTGCGATCATGGCGAACGCGATTGCCACGCTGCGGGTGCTCGAGCAGGAGTTCGGCGTTTCGCTGGTGGACAAGGGCGATTGCGTCGCCGGACACTCGCTCGGCGAGTACACCGCGTTGTGTGCCGTGGGTGCATTTGGTCTTGCCGATACCGCCCGGTTACTCAAGCTGCGTGGGCGGGCTATGCAGGCGGCGGTGCCGGTTGGTGAGGGAGCGATGTGCGCGCTCCTTGGGGCTGACCTCGAAAAGGCGCAGGCCTTGGCCGATTCGGCTGCTGAAGGCGAAATTTGCCAAGTCGCCAACGACAACGATCCGACGCAGGTTGTCTTATCCGGCGCGAAGGCAGCGATCGATCGCGCGGTGGGGCTTGTGAAAGACTACGGCATCAAGCGCGGTATTTTGCTGCCCGTCTCCGCGCCGTTCCACTGCGACATGATGCAACCGGCTGCGGACGCGATGGCCGAGGCGTTGGCGGCAACTCCGCCGGGAGCGCTGGCGCTGCCGCTTTATGCCAATGTCACTGCTTCTGCCGTTTCCGATCCTGCGATCGAGCAAGACCTGCTGGTAAAGCAGGTGTGCGGGCGCGTGCGCTGGCGCGAAAGCGTGCTGGCGATGCGTGAGGCGGGGGTCGCGGAATTCGTCGAGCTGGGCGGCAAGGTGCTCGGACCGATGATCGGGCGGATCGACGGGGATTCCAGCGTATACAGCGTTATTTCAATGGACGACCTCGAAGCACTGGCAAAGGCGCTCTGA
- a CDS encoding DUF2855 family protein: MAQQVHVTKQQLDQAELADVVQEPLGEGAVRLEIESFSVTANNVTYAVVGDGFGYWNFFPAPEGKGIVPMWGHAEVIESNCPDVAVGERVYGYLPMGTHLDVVPGSVSPSGFVDTSAHRQPMSPIYNQYSRLAADPEHDPMHEGERMIFGPLFKTGFLIDYFMRANGWFGAEQVILTSASSKTAMGLASVASQNSPQVRRIGLTSSGNVSFVRESGLYDEVLSYDDVVALPQEPSVSVDFAGNAALLGEVHRTLQDNLKYSCLVGATHVEARTSTLASDEALPGPPPTLFFAPDHAVALFKEVGPQEAVAMIAKAWGQFLASVSGSIRIDRKAGLEAARRAYLDTLAGKIDPSTGIVIEP; the protein is encoded by the coding sequence ATGGCCCAGCAAGTTCACGTCACCAAGCAGCAACTCGACCAGGCCGAGCTGGCCGATGTGGTACAGGAGCCGTTGGGCGAGGGCGCTGTGCGGCTGGAGATCGAGAGCTTCTCGGTGACGGCGAATAACGTCACTTATGCGGTTGTCGGTGACGGGTTCGGATATTGGAATTTTTTCCCGGCACCCGAAGGCAAGGGCATCGTGCCGATGTGGGGGCACGCCGAGGTCATCGAGAGCAATTGTCCCGATGTCGCCGTCGGGGAACGGGTCTACGGATATCTGCCTATGGGCACGCATCTCGATGTCGTGCCCGGCAGCGTTTCGCCTTCCGGGTTTGTCGATACTTCGGCGCACCGGCAGCCGATGAGCCCGATCTACAACCAGTATTCCCGGCTTGCCGCCGATCCCGAGCACGATCCGATGCACGAAGGCGAACGGATGATATTCGGCCCTCTGTTCAAGACCGGGTTCCTGATCGATTACTTCATGCGCGCGAACGGCTGGTTCGGTGCTGAGCAGGTGATCTTGACCAGCGCCTCATCGAAGACCGCGATGGGGCTGGCGAGCGTCGCCAGCCAGAACTCGCCGCAGGTCAGGCGGATCGGGCTGACCTCTTCGGGGAACGTCAGTTTCGTGCGCGAAAGCGGGCTCTATGACGAGGTGTTGTCCTACGACGATGTAGTGGCGCTTCCTCAAGAGCCGAGCGTGTCGGTCGATTTTGCGGGAAATGCAGCGCTTCTCGGCGAGGTCCACCGAACGCTTCAGGATAACCTGAAGTATTCGTGCCTCGTTGGCGCGACCCACGTCGAAGCACGCACGAGTACGCTTGCTTCTGATGAGGCCCTGCCGGGCCCGCCACCGACCCTGTTTTTCGCGCCCGATCATGCGGTTGCGCTGTTCAAAGAGGTTGGCCCGCAAGAGGCGGTCGCCATGATCGCGAAAGCCTGGGGGCAGTTTCTCGCTTCGGTCTCAGGCTCGATACGGATCGACCGGAAAGCAGGCCTCGAGGCCGCGCGCCGCGCCTATCTCGACACGCTGGCAGGGAAGATCGACCCTTCGACGGGGATCGTCATCGAGCCCTGA